The following DNA comes from Agromyces mangrovi.
CGTGCCCAGGTCATGCCGGGTGCCGGCACCGGTGCGATGACGACCTGTTCCCATGCCACGGATTCGTCGGGCTGGCGCAGGCCGAGCGTGTGGGTGTGCAGGAAGCGGATGACCGCGCCCTTGCTGTAGTGGTTCAGCGACTCGTGGGCGTCGCCGTGCTCGTCGATGCCCTCCCAGTCCTCCCAGATGGTCGTGGCGCCCCGGTCGACCATGTACAGCCACGACGGCGCGCTGCGCTGTGCGAGCAGTTCGTAGGCGAGGTCGGAGCGGCCGGCGTCCGCGAGCACGGGCAGCAGGTCGCCGGTGGCGAGGAAGCCGGTGCCGAGGTGGGTGCCGGCGTCGCGGATCAGCGTGACCAGCCGGTCCACGGCCGCGGTGCGGTGCTCGTCGGGGATCAGCCCGAACGAGAGCGCACGCACGTACGCGGCCTGCGTGTCGCCCGCGGTCGTGCCGTCGGGTCGGAGGTACGCCTGCCGCCACGCGTCGGCGATGCGCTCGGCGACCTGCGCGTAGGAGCGCTGCTCGTCGTCGCGGCCGAGGACGCCGGCGATCGCTGCCAGGGTCGCCGTCGAGCGGTGCAGGTAGGCCGTGCCGACCTCGCCCTTGTCGGCCATGAACCAGGCCATCGGGTCGTGCTTGATCGGGTCGATCCGGTTGCCGTCGGCGTCGCGCTCGCGCGGTTCGGTCCACTCGCCCCAGTGGAACGTGCCGTCCCAGAGGTACTGCTCGAACGGCTCGGGCTCGGGCGAGGCCTGCACGCGTGCGTGGTGACGGGCCGACCGCGCCTGCTCGAGCGCCCACTCGACCCAGCGCACCATGGCGTCCCAGTTCTCGGCGAGCACGTCGCGGTCGCCCGAGGTGCGGTACAGCTCCCACGGCACCGCGACGATCGCGTCGCCCCACCCGGAGGAGCCGGTCATCATCGCGAACTGATCGTCGAGGTGGTGCTTGATGCGCCGCCCGTCGGGCGAGAAGTTCGCGATGCGCCCGTCGTCGAGCTGATCGTCGCGCACCGACTGCAGCCACTTCCGGCTGAAACCCAGCACGTCGTACAGCCGCGTCGCGGTCGGCGCGAAGACCTGGTAGTCGCCGGTCCAGGCCAGCCGCTCGCGCGTCGGGCAATCGGTCGGCACGTCGACGGCGTTGCCGCGGAAGCTCCAGTCGGCGATCTCGTGGAGACGGTTCAGGTCGTCATCGCTCGACGCGAACTCCCCGACCCGACGCAGGTCGGTCTGCACCACCCGCATCTCGACGCTCGCCGGGTCGAACGGCGCACCCGTGCGAGTCACCCGCACGTACTGGAACCCGTGCACCGTGTGCCGCGGCTCGAACACGTCGTCCCCATCGCCGGCGACCACCTCGTCGCGCTGCACGAACGGCAGCGGCGCCTCACCGGGACGCTCGGAGTCCAGGTGTGACGTGGACAGGTCGCCGTCGGCGCCGACGAACTCGCCGTAGTCGACGACCGTGCGCGTCCCGGCCGCGCCCAGGTCCGTCATCCGCAGCCAGCCCGACGCGTTCTGCCCGAAGTCGAGCACCCAGACGCCGTCGGACACCTCACGGGCCGACACCACCGGTCGCGTCTCGACCACGCGCACCGGTGGCGCCGGCGACCACGTCACCGGCGGCGCATCCCGCACGACGCCCACGCGCACCGGCGCCTCCTCGCCGACGGGCTGCGAGTGGTCGACCGTCTGCCCGGCCATCAGGTCGGCGCGGGTGATGCACGATCGGATGCTGCGCCAGTCGCCGTCGCTCCGGATGACGCGCGTGCTGCCGTCGGCGAGTGCGACGTGCAGTTCGACGCGCGCCGCGGTCGTCGTGCCCCAGCCGGCCGGGAGCCGGAACGCGCCGACCTGGCCGCGGTACCACCCGTCGGAGAGCTCGACCTCGATGCGATTGCGCCCCCGGCGCAGCGCTTCGGTCACGTCGTACGCCTGCGCGTACAGCGTGCGGTCGTACGACGTCGAGCCAGGTGCGAGTTCCGCGCCGCCGGCGCGGCATCCGTTCACCGTGGCCGTGTACACGCCGAGTGCGGTCGCGTAGAGCCGCGCGTGCACTACGCCGTCCGGCAGGTCGAACGCGCCCGCGAGCCGGTGCGCGGGGCGCTCGCCGTAGCCGGGATCGTCGGCCTCGACCGGGGAGATCCAGTCGGCCGTCCAGTCCTGGTCGAGCAGCCCGACCTCGAACGAGGACCATTCCGACCAGGACGACTCCGCCACGGCGGCGCGGACCCGCCACCGCACCCGGGCGCCGCTGGCGAGTGCGCCGAACGGCCAGGCAGCGAAGCGTCGGGACGCGAGGGTTGCGGTCGATGTCACGCCGTCCACGTCCGCCTCGAGCTCGTACGCCGTTCCGACGGCTCGCTCGAGCGGGTCCTTCCAGGACAGCCGCGGAGCAGGTCCGGTGACGATGAACTCGTCCCCGCCGCTGTCGACGGTCAGGTCGTGGGGTGCGTTCGGCTGCATGGTGGGTCCTTCGTGGTCCAGGTGTCGGTGGTCCGGCTCGCTCAGCGCACCGACTTGACCTTGAGCAGGATGATGAGGCCGCCGATGAGCGCGAACACCGCGCCGCTCAGGTACAGCAGCGTGTAGTTCTTCACGTCGCCCACGGCGCCGATCGTGATCACGACGCCCGCGATGAGCGGCGCGATCGCGCTCGGGATCTTCTGTGCGAACTGGACGACCGCCATGTACCGGCCGACCTGGTCGCGTTCGGGGATGATCGCGAACACGATCGCCTGGTCGACCGTGGCGAAGACCGCGATCGCGAGCTGCATGAGCACGGCGCCGACGATGATCTGCGGCAGGTTCCACGCGGTCGCCTCGACGACCGCCCCGACCACGAAGAGCAGTGAGGCGATCATGACGAACAGTCGCCTGCGCTGCAGCTTGTCGGACAGGAACCCGCCGACCAGCGCGCCCGCGGCCGCGGCGAGCACGCCGATCATCCCGACGGTGGCGACGATGCCCGCGACCTCCCGGACGGGCAGGTCGAGCCGCTGGGCGTAGAAGAACGTGCCGAACGTCGTGTTGAAGTAGAGGCCGATGAAGAACACGAAGCGGCCGAGCCAGTTCCAGGCGAAGTCGGGGTACTTCCGCACGTCGAAGCCGTAGCTCGTCACGACCGACTTGAGGGTCACAACGTCGTTCCGCGGGAGGTGCTTCGAGCTTCCTCGGGCTTGATGAGCGGGAAGATCGCGAGCATCAGCGCACCGATGATGCCGGGAACGAGGAACACGAGCGTGGTGTTGGACGACACGGCGTAGGCGACGCCGATGCCCAGCACCGGCGCGATCTGGGTCATCAGCCCGGTGAGGGCCGACACCTTGCCGCGCTGGGACTCGGGGAGCTTGTCGGCCATGAGCAGCTGGAGGGGCGCACCGGCGATCGACCAGCCGGACATGCCGAGCACCCAGCCCGCGCCGACGATCAGCAGGTTCGGCGCGAACGAGATCACGACCAGGCCGAGGAGGCCGATCACGATGCCGAGGTAGATGAAGGGCGTGCGTCGCCCGAACCTCGACCGCGTGCGGTCGCTCCAGATGCCGATCATCGGGCTGATGATCAGGTACACCGCCTGTGCGGTGCCGGTGATGTAGCCGAGCACCTCCTCGCGGCCCGGCGCGAGTTCGCTGATCCGGACGGCGATGCCGTAGGCCAGCGGCACCATCATCGCCATCGAGACGCCGAAGCTCGCGAGCATCAGCCAGAAGATGTAGCTCCGGCTCATCGGCTGCTGGGGCTCGGCGACGCCGTCGGCCGCGGTGGACTGCTGCGCGTCGGCCACGGCGATGCCCGCGGCGTCTGCTGCGGCCGGCTCGTTCCTCGTCACCATTGACTCCTTCTTCGGTGGATCCGGCCCGCGGTTCGACCGCGGCGCGGACTGGGGATGCCCAAAAAGTAACCACTCTGGTTACATCTGCGGTAACTGTAACCACTTCGGTTACTATTGACAAGTCCGGACGCGGACCGGGTCTGCCAGACTCGGCGGATGGACGACCCGGGAGGCGACATGGACGGTTCGACGACGACGGTCGGGACGGCACGCCCGAACCGACGCGGCCCCTATGCGAACACCGCGGCACGACGAGCCGAGATCGTTCGCGCAGCCCTCGCGAGCTTCGCGGAGCACGGGTACGAGCGCGCATCGCTGCGCGACATCGCCGCTCGCGCGAACCTGACGCACGCGGCCCTCCTCCGGCACTTCGCGAGTAAGGACGACCTGCTCCTCGCGGCGCTCGCCCAGCGGGACGCCGACGACGAGGAACTCGCGCGTCGCATCATGCAGTCGAAGGTCTCGGCCGAACGCGTGCTCTCCACGGTGCTCGCCGACGACTTCGCGCACCCCGAGCGCCAGCGGAACTGGCTCGCGATCACCGTCGCGGCGACGAACCCGGAGCATCCGGCTCACGAGTTCTTCATCGCACGTCGCGATCGCATGCGGACGAACTTCTCGAGCGGCCGCCTCACGACCGCCCACGACGGCGAAGAACTCACCGCCGACGACAAGACCACCATGCTCCTGGCCATGATCGACGGCCTCCGCATCCAGGCACTGCTCGATCCGACGCGCGACACGCTGCCGCTGCTCGAGACCTTCATGCGACTGATCGCCACCGACGACGACGCGACGCGCTGATCACCGCGTCCGGTCGCGCGCCGAGCCCATCCCGATCCACGTGGCAGCTCCCGCGCGCCGGACCCACTCCTGACGCGGCTCACTCCACTCGCGTGCGACGTCGCGCAGCCAGATCGTCGAGTCGGGCTGGCACGACGAAGCCCCCGGGTGTCGGTCGACTCCCAGGGGCTCGCTGGGTGGATCTGAGGGGACTCGAACCCCTGACCCCCTGCATGCCATGCAGGTGCGCTACCAGCTGCGCCACAGACCCGTTCGCCTCATCGGAGGCAACTCGACAAGCTTACAACATCTTCCCGAGCGCGGAGAAATCGAGGGGCCTCAGGCGCCGTTCGGCAGCAGCGACGCGACGTCGATCACCGGGCAGTCGCGCCAGAGGCGCTCCAGGCCGTAGTACATGCGCTCCTCCTCGTGGAACACGTGCACGACCAGGTCGCCGAAGTCGAGCAGCACCCAGCGGCCCTCGGCACGCCCCTCCCGACGCACCGTGTGCACGCCGTGCTCGCGCAGCGCGTCCTCGACGCCGTCGGCGATCGCGACGACGTTGCGCTCCGAGCGGCCTGAGACGAGCAGGAAGATGTCGGCCAGCGGCAGCGGCTCCGAGACGTCGAGGGCGACGAGATCGGTGCCGCCCTTCTCGTCTGCGGCGGCCGCGGCGATGCCCAGCAGGTGGCGGGCGTCGTCGGTTGCGGTCATCGTGCGGGATGCCCCTCTCAGAACAGGTTCAGGACGTAGCCGGCCACGAGCGTGCCGACGACGCCGAGCGCGAGGACGCCGGCGGTCACCGCGAGCACGAGCGGCACGTTCACGCCCTCCTTCTTGGGCGGCGTGATGACCCCGCGCTGCGAGGTCTGCGTGCTCACCGCACGGGCGGCCGAGATGGGGGCGACGCCGCCGCCCGTGTCCTCCATCTGGTCGAACATGCTGTCGAGGTCGGGCGAGTCGATGTGGCTCGGGTGGGCGCCGGTCGAGCCGTAGCTGCGCGGCAGGTCGATCGACCCGGTGACCATCACCTCGCCCGTCGCCGGGTGCGTCATCGCCCCGGGGTTCGGCAGGCTCGGCAGGATGAGCGCGTTCGTGGTCGTGGAGCCGCCGCGGCCCGAACCACCGCGTGCGAGCAGCTGGTCGAACGGGGTGGGAGCCTCCGGCTCGTCCTCCGCCATCTGGAGGCTCCAGTGCCCCGTCGGGGTGGAGGTTCCCGCCGGAGTCGGGGTGTCGACCGAGACGGGCTCGAACGAGGGCGCCGGGGCCTGGTTGGCGGCGTGGTGCGAGGTCATCGCGACCGGGGTCGCGGAGCGCTCGGCCGCGGGTGCCTGCCGGGCCGGCGGCGCCGGCGGCAGCGATGGTGCGTCGAGTTCGTCCTGGGTGCTCTCGCCCTGGCTCTCGAGGAGCGCGCGCAGCTCGCGTCGGGTCAGCGTGCGCTCGGGAGCGGACTCGCGGGCTGCGGGAACGGGCGGCTGCGGGGTGGACTCGGCCGCCGGGCGCACCGGGGGCGCCGGCGGCGGAGTCGCCTGCGACGACCATGCGGGCGCGGCGGGAGTCGCCTGCACGGGCTGCGGGAAGCTCGGCTGCGGAGCCGGCTGCACCGGCGGCGCGGGGGCGGCGGCCTGCGGCGGCACGGGGTCCGGCGCAGCCTGCTCGGGCGCTGCGGCGGGGGCATCCGGGGTCGACGACGCGGCCTGCTGTGCCAGCAGGCGCTCGCGCTCACGAGCTTCGCGGCGCGTCAGTGGCGGATCCTGCCACGACGTCATTCGAGACTCCGATACAGACGGTGCTTGGAGATGTACTGGACGACCCCGTCGGGCACCAAGTACCACACCGGGTCACCCCGGCGCACCCTGTTCCGGCAGTCGGTGGACGAGATCGCAAGTGCCGGAACCTCCAGCAAGCTTACGTCCGCCTCGGGCAAACCCGAAACGGAGAGCACATGTCCCGGACGACTCACAGCAACGAAGTGCGCCTGCTCCCAGAGTTCGCCGACGTCCTTCCACGAGAGGATCTGCGCGACGGCGTCGGCGCCGGTGATGAAGAAGAGCTCGGCATCGGGTCGTTGACGGCGGATGTCGCGCAGCGTGTCCGTCGTGTAGGTCGGCCCCGCACGGTCGATGTCGACGCGGCTCACGGTGAACCGCGGATTCGACGCGGTCGCGATCACCGTCATGAGGTAGCGGTGCTCGGCCTCGGTGACCGCGTCCTTGTGCGAGGGCCGGCCGGTCGGGACGAAGACGACCTCGTCGAGGCCGTACGAGTGCGCCACCTCGCTCGCGGCGACGAGATGGCCGTGGTGGACCGGGTCGAACGTCCCGCCCATCACGCCGATACGCGGGCGCCCCGCCTCGTCGGCCACGGTGGTGCCGATGCTAGTGGTGGTCCGGTTCCTCGCCGGCGGCCACGCGGGCGGCGTACGCCTCCGCCTTCTCGCGGTGACGGTTCGCGACGTCGCGGTACGACCAGGTGACGAAGCCCAGCGCGATGAAGATCACGAGGGCGATGAGCCCGTAGACGATCGGGTCGATCGGGAGCTCGCGGGCGAACTCCGTCTCAGCGAGCACCGTGGTCAAGACCTGCATCAGCCATTCCTCCATCTTGCGCGTCGGGAGCGCGCGTCACCCAGTCTAGCGAGGCCGTCGCGGTCAGCCGCGCACCTGCCCGTCGCCGCGCACGAGCCACTTGGTGCTCGTGAGCTCGGGCAGCCCCATCGGTCCGCGCGCGTGCAGCTTCTGCGTCGAGATGCCGACTTCGGCACCGAACCCGAACTCGCCGCCGTCGGTGAAGCGCGTCGAGGCGTTCACCATGACCGCGGCCGCGTCGACCTCGGCGAGGAAGCGCTCGGAGGCGGCGAGGTCGTCGGTCACGATCGCCTCGGTGTGGCGGGTCGAGAAGCGGTCGATGTGCTCGAGCGCCTGGTCGAGGTCGTCGACGACGCGCGCCGAGATCTCGAGCGCCATGTGCTCGGCCGCGTAGTCCTCGTCGGTCGCGGGGAGCACCTCGGGCCGCACCGACTGCACGGCCTCGTCGCCGCGCACCGTCACGCCCGCCTCGAGCAGTCGATCGAGCACCGCGGGCAGCAGGCGCTCGGCGGCCGCCCGGTGCACGAGCACGGTCTCGAGCGCGTTGCAGACGCTCGGCCGCTGCACCTTGGCGTTGTGCACGAGCTCCACCGCGCGCTCGAGTGGTGCGCTCTCGTCGAGGAACATGTGCACGACGCCCGCGCCGGTCTCGATGACGGGCACGGTCGACTCGGACACCACGGTCTCGATGAGCCCGGCGCTGCCGCGCGGGATCAGCACGTCGATGCGGCCACGCGCGTGCATCATGGCGCGCGCGCCGTCGCGACCGAAGTCGTCGACGGTCTGCACCGCTCCCTCGGGCAGGCCCGCCGCGGAGAGCCCCTCGCGCAGCACGCCCACGAGCACGGCGTTGGTGCGCTCGGCGGCCGAACCGCCGCGGAGCACCACGGCATTGCCGCTCTTGATCGCGAGCGCGGCGATGTCGACCGTGACGTTCGGCCGCGCCTCGTAGATCGCGCCGACCACGCCGAGCGGCACGCGCACCTGCTCGATGCGGATGCCGTTGGGCAGGCGCCGTCCGCGCACCGACTCGCCGACCGGGTCCTCGAGGCGCACGACGTCGCGCACCGCATCGGCCAGCGCTGCGACGCGCTGCGACGTCAGCGTGAGGCGGTCGAGCAGGCCGTCGCCGAGGCCGTTCGAGCGGCCCGCCGCGATGTCCTGCTCGTTCGCGGCGAGAATGGCGGGTTCGTGCGCGAGCAGCGCGTCGGCGATCGCGTCGAGCGCGGCATCCTTCACGCCCGTCGGCCGGGTGCCGAGCACCCGCGCTGCGGTGCGCGCCTCGTCGAATCGGGAGGCGAGCACGGGGTCGATGGCGACGGTCGACTGCATGGGGCAAGCCTATGCGAGCCGGGAGCCCTCCGGGGCGGGGCCGGGTGCGAACCAGGTGCCGACGGATGCGGCCGTGAGCGCCTCGCCGACGAGCGACGTCGCGGTGATGAGCACGGCGGTGCCGGCTTCTGCGGCGATGCGCGCCGCGCTCACCTTGGTCTCCGCTCCGCCGGTGCCGACGCCCGAGCGGCCGGCGTTGCCGATCTCCACGCCGTCGAGCGGGTCGCCGAACGGCACCTCGTCGATGCGCTCCGCGCCCGGCAGGTGCGGGGGCATCGTGTAGAGCGCGTCGACGTCGGAGAGCAGCACCAGCAGGTCGGCGCCGATGAGTTCGGCGACGAGCGCCGCGAGCCGGTCGTTGTCGCCGAAGCGGATCTCGTGCGTCGCGACCGTGTCGTTCTCGTTGACGATGGGCAGGATGCGCAGGCCGAGCAGCCGCTCCATCGCGCGCTGCGCATTGCTGCGCGGCGTCGCGTGC
Coding sequences within:
- a CDS encoding MFS transporter → MTLKSVVTSYGFDVRKYPDFAWNWLGRFVFFIGLYFNTTFGTFFYAQRLDLPVREVAGIVATVGMIGVLAAAAGALVGGFLSDKLQRRRLFVMIASLLFVVGAVVEATAWNLPQIIVGAVLMQLAIAVFATVDQAIVFAIIPERDQVGRYMAVVQFAQKIPSAIAPLIAGVVITIGAVGDVKNYTLLYLSGAVFALIGGLIILLKVKSVR
- the rsfS gene encoding ribosome silencing factor; amino-acid sequence: MTATDDARHLLGIAAAAADEKGGTDLVALDVSEPLPLADIFLLVSGRSERNVVAIADGVEDALREHGVHTVRREGRAEGRWVLLDFGDLVVHVFHEEERMYYGLERLWRDCPVIDVASLLPNGA
- a CDS encoding TetR/AcrR family transcriptional regulator translates to MDDPGGDMDGSTTTVGTARPNRRGPYANTAARRAEIVRAALASFAEHGYERASLRDIAARANLTHAALLRHFASKDDLLLAALAQRDADDEELARRIMQSKVSAERVLSTVLADDFAHPERQRNWLAITVAATNPEHPAHEFFIARRDRMRTNFSSGRLTTAHDGEELTADDKTTMLLAMIDGLRIQALLDPTRDTLPLLETFMRLIATDDDATR
- a CDS encoding alpha-L-rhamnosidase, whose translation is MQPNAPHDLTVDSGGDEFIVTGPAPRLSWKDPLERAVGTAYELEADVDGVTSTATLASRRFAAWPFGALASGARVRWRVRAAVAESSWSEWSSFEVGLLDQDWTADWISPVEADDPGYGERPAHRLAGAFDLPDGVVHARLYATALGVYTATVNGCRAGGAELAPGSTSYDRTLYAQAYDVTEALRRGRNRIEVELSDGWYRGQVGAFRLPAGWGTTTAARVELHVALADGSTRVIRSDGDWRSIRSCITRADLMAGQTVDHSQPVGEEAPVRVGVVRDAPPVTWSPAPPVRVVETRPVVSAREVSDGVWVLDFGQNASGWLRMTDLGAAGTRTVVDYGEFVGADGDLSTSHLDSERPGEAPLPFVQRDEVVAGDGDDVFEPRHTVHGFQYVRVTRTGAPFDPASVEMRVVQTDLRRVGEFASSDDDLNRLHEIADWSFRGNAVDVPTDCPTRERLAWTGDYQVFAPTATRLYDVLGFSRKWLQSVRDDQLDDGRIANFSPDGRRIKHHLDDQFAMMTGSSGWGDAIVAVPWELYRTSGDRDVLAENWDAMVRWVEWALEQARSARHHARVQASPEPEPFEQYLWDGTFHWGEWTEPRERDADGNRIDPIKHDPMAWFMADKGEVGTAYLHRSTATLAAIAGVLGRDDEQRSYAQVAERIADAWRQAYLRPDGTTAGDTQAAYVRALSFGLIPDEHRTAAVDRLVTLIRDAGTHLGTGFLATGDLLPVLADAGRSDLAYELLAQRSAPSWLYMVDRGATTIWEDWEGIDEHGDAHESLNHYSKGAVIRFLHTHTLGLRQPDESVAWEQVVIAPVPAPGMTWARGSHDGPQGTIAVAWRIEGDRMHLDAEIPSGTTALVVLPDGTEQRVGPGRVAASAPLTTEPATAGA
- the proB gene encoding glutamate 5-kinase — protein: MTPLHRTDIGVARRIVVKVGSSSISGDQAGQIAPLVDALAAAHGRGVEVVLVSSGAIATGMPYLRLDERPTDLATQQAAASVGQNLLVFRYQDALDRYDIIAGQVLLTAGDLEHATPRSNAQRAMERLLGLRILPIVNENDTVATHEIRFGDNDRLAALVAELIGADLLVLLSDVDALYTMPPHLPGAERIDEVPFGDPLDGVEIGNAGRSGVGTGGAETKVSAARIAAEAGTAVLITATSLVGEALTAASVGTWFAPGPAPEGSRLA
- a CDS encoding glutamate-5-semialdehyde dehydrogenase; protein product: MQSTVAIDPVLASRFDEARTAARVLGTRPTGVKDAALDAIADALLAHEPAILAANEQDIAAGRSNGLGDGLLDRLTLTSQRVAALADAVRDVVRLEDPVGESVRGRRLPNGIRIEQVRVPLGVVGAIYEARPNVTVDIAALAIKSGNAVVLRGGSAAERTNAVLVGVLREGLSAAGLPEGAVQTVDDFGRDGARAMMHARGRIDVLIPRGSAGLIETVVSESTVPVIETGAGVVHMFLDESAPLERAVELVHNAKVQRPSVCNALETVLVHRAAAERLLPAVLDRLLEAGVTVRGDEAVQSVRPEVLPATDEDYAAEHMALEISARVVDDLDQALEHIDRFSTRHTEAIVTDDLAASERFLAEVDAAAVMVNASTRFTDGGEFGFGAEVGISTQKLHARGPMGLPELTSTKWLVRGDGQVRG
- a CDS encoding MFS transporter gives rise to the protein MTRNEPAAADAAGIAVADAQQSTAADGVAEPQQPMSRSYIFWLMLASFGVSMAMMVPLAYGIAVRISELAPGREEVLGYITGTAQAVYLIISPMIGIWSDRTRSRFGRRTPFIYLGIVIGLLGLVVISFAPNLLIVGAGWVLGMSGWSIAGAPLQLLMADKLPESQRGKVSALTGLMTQIAPVLGIGVAYAVSSNTTLVFLVPGIIGALMLAIFPLIKPEEARSTSRGTTL
- the nadD gene encoding nicotinate-nucleotide adenylyltransferase: MGGTFDPVHHGHLVAASEVAHSYGLDEVVFVPTGRPSHKDAVTEAEHRYLMTVIATASNPRFTVSRVDIDRAGPTYTTDTLRDIRRQRPDAELFFITGADAVAQILSWKDVGELWEQAHFVAVSRPGHVLSVSGLPEADVSLLEVPALAISSTDCRNRVRRGDPVWYLVPDGVVQYISKHRLYRSLE